Proteins from one Pirellulales bacterium genomic window:
- a CDS encoding SprT-like domain-containing protein, producing MQLADAEKLAHELMRQHSLLPRWKFDFDRAVRRFGSCNERKRLITLSARLTELNSEYEVRDTILHEIAHALVGVRAKHGRKWRRMASIIGCNARSCYGDEVQQPPMKFTGRCPTCGYEVQRSRRRRISCGRCDRKFNPRHLFAWSRTSTNPHSD from the coding sequence ATGCAACTTGCTGACGCAGAAAAACTGGCCCACGAATTGATGCGTCAACACAGCTTGCTTCCACGGTGGAAGTTTGACTTCGATCGGGCTGTGCGGCGTTTCGGCTCCTGCAACGAGCGAAAGCGGCTCATCACTCTTTCTGCTCGGCTGACGGAATTGAATTCCGAATATGAAGTGCGGGACACCATTCTGCACGAAATTGCGCATGCCTTGGTGGGCGTGCGGGCAAAGCATGGGCGAAAGTGGCGGCGAATGGCCTCCATCATCGGCTGCAATGCACGGAGTTGCTATGGCGACGAGGTGCAACAGCCGCCGATGAAGTTCACTGGGCGCTGCCCCACTTGCGGATACGAAGTTCAGCGCTCCCGTCGCCGCCGCATTTCTTGCGGCCGCTGCGATCGAAAGTTCAATCCGCGGCATTTATTCGCCTGGTCGAGAACTTCAACCAACCCGCACTCCGATTAA
- a CDS encoding DUF5696 domain-containing protein, translating to MLRAFAVGLMCVGCTSKAAVAAESQLDQPVSPSPQQTSAQKFPRSEWGAPLVDVSHDAAKNTWNIKGKHQTVILNEKNLAIEVHAGSVLWHLVPSTASDMRVKLDGQEFSARLADAEQVDIVPYDTGYKTGIKIMLNHWPEKSGIVNLPLYLTLALEGANEELVFDIAADEQQAKLRELNWPTAIDSSHIDFTVLSNGRGALLPQDWPKPYSPIRSANADGSLKQSDTSEVQSNVIESWSMSWWGFEQGPSAMMIIVETPDDAAYQFEHPAGGPTVIGPRWRESLGALRYPRSCRMCFFENGNYVDLAKRYRSYVKDSGLFVSLDEKIARRPVVKELIGTPQARLGILTNIKSDSLHYNKQNPDANHHFTSFDSRAQELRKWKEQGLDRLCVVLTGWPREGYDRQHPDELPPAPEAGGWAGMKQVADTCRELGYLFCLHDQYRDYYLDAPSYDPQFAIHEETAAGAPQDFPGTRFGTWKQGQLPFMNNWEGGTQTFLNNRFMLGHLVKNYTALFAHEIHPQGIYLDVFGYVPPDEDFNPEHPCSRSEAMHARALCFNWSRNNLGFVGTEAGCDWTIPYVDCVSSMRSYKLVSVPLYNLVYHDAVLTPYAPDDLRGFLNGGMPQLGRDQSTTSETAAAVRRMSALHKRVALQEMVRHEFLTGDFKHERTTFADGTTVTVDWDAKTVNIVPEVEVPQVK from the coding sequence ATGCTCCGCGCGTTCGCCGTCGGTTTAATGTGCGTTGGCTGTACGTCTAAAGCAGCGGTCGCGGCAGAATCGCAACTGGACCAACCCGTTTCTCCGTCGCCGCAGCAAACTTCTGCGCAGAAATTTCCGCGCAGCGAGTGGGGCGCGCCGCTGGTCGATGTTTCGCACGATGCCGCCAAAAACACGTGGAACATCAAGGGCAAACATCAAACGGTGATATTAAATGAAAAGAATTTGGCAATCGAAGTGCACGCGGGTTCCGTTCTTTGGCATTTGGTCCCGTCGACAGCCAGTGATATGCGCGTGAAATTGGATGGACAGGAATTTTCCGCACGGTTAGCAGATGCCGAGCAAGTGGATATTGTTCCATACGATACCGGCTATAAGACCGGAATAAAAATTATGCTCAATCACTGGCCGGAAAAATCGGGGATCGTAAATCTGCCATTGTATCTCACCCTGGCATTGGAAGGTGCGAACGAAGAACTCGTGTTCGATATTGCTGCCGACGAGCAGCAAGCCAAGTTGCGAGAACTGAATTGGCCTACGGCGATTGATTCCAGCCACATCGATTTTACCGTGCTGAGTAATGGTCGAGGTGCACTCTTGCCGCAAGATTGGCCAAAGCCATACTCTCCCATTCGTTCCGCAAATGCCGATGGCAGCCTGAAGCAAAGCGACACCAGCGAAGTGCAAAGCAATGTCATCGAAAGTTGGTCAATGTCGTGGTGGGGATTTGAACAGGGTCCAAGCGCAATGATGATTATTGTGGAAACGCCCGATGACGCAGCCTATCAATTTGAACATCCGGCAGGTGGCCCGACGGTCATTGGGCCGCGCTGGCGGGAATCTCTTGGCGCACTTCGTTACCCCCGAAGTTGCCGAATGTGCTTTTTCGAGAACGGAAATTATGTCGATCTGGCGAAGCGCTACCGCAGCTATGTAAAGGATTCCGGCCTGTTTGTATCACTCGATGAAAAAATCGCGCGACGACCAGTGGTGAAGGAATTAATTGGCACGCCTCAAGCGCGTTTGGGAATTCTCACAAACATCAAGTCCGATAGTTTGCATTACAACAAGCAGAACCCCGATGCTAACCATCATTTTACTTCATTTGATTCCCGCGCTCAGGAATTGCGCAAGTGGAAAGAGCAGGGCCTCGATCGTTTGTGCGTAGTTCTCACCGGTTGGCCGCGGGAAGGCTATGATCGCCAACATCCTGATGAATTGCCGCCCGCGCCAGAAGCCGGTGGATGGGCCGGAATGAAGCAAGTCGCTGATACCTGCCGCGAATTAGGCTATCTTTTCTGCCTGCACGATCAGTATCGCGATTATTACCTTGATGCCCCATCTTACGATCCCCAATTTGCGATCCATGAGGAAACCGCTGCCGGCGCCCCGCAAGATTTTCCCGGTACGCGGTTTGGAACATGGAAGCAAGGGCAACTCCCATTCATGAATAATTGGGAGGGCGGAACGCAAACGTTTTTGAATAATCGTTTTATGCTTGGCCATTTGGTGAAGAACTACACTGCGCTCTTTGCGCACGAGATTCACCCACAAGGAATTTATCTTGACGTGTTCGGTTATGTACCGCCAGATGAAGATTTCAATCCCGAGCATCCGTGCAGCCGCAGTGAAGCCATGCACGCCCGCGCGCTGTGCTTCAATTGGTCGCGGAACAATCTTGGATTTGTCGGCACGGAAGCCGGCTGTGATTGGACGATTCCTTATGTCGATTGTGTTTCGTCCATGCGTTCGTACAAGCTGGTGAGTGTGCCGCTTTACAATTTGGTATATCATGACGCTGTCCTCACACCGTACGCTCCTGACGACTTGCGCGGATTTCTGAATGGCGGCATGCCGCAATTGGGACGCGATCAAAGTACCACTTCCGAAACCGCGGCCGCTGTGCGACGCATGAGTGCGCTCCACAAACGGGTCGCTTTGCAGGAAATGGTGCGGCACGAGTTTCTGACTGGCGATTTTAAACATGAGCGTACGACGTTTGCCGACGGCACCACAGTAACCGTCGATTGGGATGCAAAAACGGTGAACATCGTTCCCGAGGTGGAAGTTCCGCAGGTCAAGTGA
- a CDS encoding tetratricopeptide repeat protein produces MALELDPNHPDAQHNLALLLAGAGRVDEAVEHYRIALRLQPNFPEAQFNWANAVASVRPQEAIEHYKAAIQLLPDYTDAYANLASVYAQLGDRAQAATTMGKAVELAKAQHNEPLSKQLEQLLYEGR; encoded by the coding sequence GTGGCCCTGGAATTGGATCCGAACCATCCTGACGCCCAACACAATTTGGCCCTGCTGCTGGCCGGCGCGGGCCGAGTTGACGAGGCGGTTGAGCACTACCGCATAGCGCTGCGGTTGCAGCCCAACTTTCCGGAAGCGCAATTTAATTGGGCCAACGCCGTGGCCAGCGTTCGCCCGCAGGAGGCCATCGAACATTACAAGGCCGCCATCCAACTGCTGCCCGATTATACCGATGCTTATGCCAACCTGGCATCGGTTTACGCCCAGCTTGGGGATCGCGCGCAAGCCGCCACTACCATGGGCAAAGCCGTGGAGTTGGCCAAAGCACAACATAACGAGCCGCTATCGAAGCAATTGGAGCAGCTATTGTATGAGGGACGGTGA
- a CDS encoding dockerin type I domain-containing protein, producing MTRSNQKLYSRVRLFNGILVMFVSLVLFDGVSTGMADVDITLTGSYFKIPNTHPDTGSGAQAGPTQGLVQSTLGPDGLPVVSSFGATYSPPITDVNASGEILWWSTTSPYGVLFEKQQNDTLPFAFPTFFPDGQSSDDPFYRSAHWQGTFSLPSEGPITIELGTDDDGFVFIDGTLAVDNGGVQPPSAITTTLPPLEGGSHTIDVFFSDRFHSGSAIDMSLTFGAQFGPLRGDFNRDNHVDSSDISVAESALCGLSQYQADYGLSDDMLETIADVNQDGTINNIDLQSLLDLLQSGGGSAFAVPEPASLLLLLAGIGCLLWIQHRSLSVRFGRIADKPASRSSRTRLKAYSFAR from the coding sequence ATGACACGCTCAAACCAAAAGTTGTACAGTCGCGTCAGACTATTTAACGGAATTCTTGTCATGTTCGTCTCCTTAGTTTTATTCGATGGCGTATCGACAGGCATGGCCGATGTCGATATCACCCTGACCGGAAGTTACTTCAAAATTCCAAATACCCATCCGGATACCGGCAGCGGTGCCCAAGCTGGCCCTACACAAGGTCTCGTCCAATCGACGCTGGGGCCTGATGGCCTGCCTGTTGTCTCGTCGTTTGGTGCGACGTACTCGCCTCCGATCACAGACGTGAACGCGAGCGGCGAGATCCTCTGGTGGAGCACCACGAGTCCATACGGGGTTCTGTTTGAGAAGCAACAAAACGACACACTGCCTTTTGCTTTCCCCACTTTCTTTCCAGATGGCCAGTCCAGCGACGACCCGTTCTATAGGAGCGCCCACTGGCAAGGTACTTTTTCGTTGCCCTCTGAGGGGCCGATCACTATTGAATTGGGCACCGATGATGACGGGTTCGTGTTTATCGATGGCACTCTCGCAGTCGATAATGGTGGTGTCCAACCCCCAAGTGCCATCACGACCACGCTGCCTCCACTTGAGGGCGGAAGCCACACAATTGATGTATTTTTCTCCGATCGTTTCCACAGTGGCTCTGCCATCGACATGAGTTTGACGTTCGGCGCACAATTCGGTCCGCTGCGAGGAGACTTCAACCGGGATAATCATGTGGATTCCTCTGATATTTCGGTAGCGGAAAGTGCCCTGTGTGGCTTGAGCCAATATCAGGCCGACTACGGCCTTTCCGACGATATGCTAGAGACAATTGCCGACGTAAATCAGGACGGAACCATAAATAACATCGACCTACAATCGCTTTTAGACTTGCTTCAAAGCGGTGGCGGTTCGGCTTTTGCGGTTCCCGAGCCGGCCTCTTTGTTGTTACTATTGGCCGGCATCGGATGCTTATTGTGGATTCAGCACAGATCCCTTTCTGTAAGGTTTGGTCGAATCGCAGATAAACCAGCATCGCGCTCAAGTAGAACACGGCTGAAAGCGTATTCTTTTGCTCGCTGA
- a CDS encoding type II toxin-antitoxin system HicB family antitoxin has protein sequence MKNDYHINIFYSAEDGGYIADIPDLASCSAFGSTAADALREVEIAKAAWLKAARAARKPIPKPRYRPAIYQAAE, from the coding sequence ATGAAAAACGATTATCACATTAACATTTTCTATAGCGCCGAAGACGGGGGCTACATTGCTGACATTCCCGATTTAGCGTCTTGCTCGGCCTTCGGGTCGACGGCGGCCGATGCTTTGCGTGAAGTGGAAATTGCCAAAGCAGCGTGGCTCAAAGCCGCCCGCGCCGCCCGCAAGCCAATTCCCAAACCGCGCTACCGCCCGGCCATCTATCAGGCAGCGGAATAG